The following are from one region of the Fastidiosipila sp. genome:
- a CDS encoding ATP-binding cassette domain-containing protein has translation MINENLKIDKGSDDILIVNHLKKYFPISKFGFGKRRSYVKAVDDVSFTIKRGTTMGLVGESGCGKTTVGRTILRLIDVTDGQVFFDGKDLSKVSKRALRRMRPQMQMIFQDPYSSLSPRVPVGEIIGEAVKSHKIVPKNRYRSYILKVMRDCGLQPQYFYRYPHEFSGGQRQRISIARAVALNPKFIIADEPLSALDVSIQAQIINLMKDLQEQFGYTYLFISHDLSVVEYLSDTVGVMYLGTIMEMGDKKKIFSNPMHPYSKALLSAVPVSDPDVKMNRIVLEGDIPSPVNPPSGCKFRTRCPNVMPICSEIAPKFKEYEEGHFVACHLYSQD, from the coding sequence ATGATCAACGAAAATTTGAAAATTGATAAGGGCAGTGACGACATCCTGATAGTCAACCACCTGAAGAAGTACTTTCCGATTTCAAAGTTCGGATTCGGTAAAAGACGGTCCTATGTCAAAGCTGTGGACGATGTTTCGTTCACCATTAAGCGCGGAACGACCATGGGTCTGGTTGGAGAATCAGGCTGCGGCAAGACAACGGTGGGCCGGACTATCCTGCGCTTGATTGATGTGACCGACGGTCAGGTATTTTTTGATGGAAAAGACCTGTCAAAAGTGTCCAAGCGGGCCCTGCGCAGGATGCGTCCGCAGATGCAGATGATCTTCCAGGATCCTTACTCGAGTCTTTCGCCCCGTGTACCTGTCGGTGAGATTATCGGGGAGGCAGTCAAGTCGCACAAGATCGTACCCAAGAATCGATATCGATCCTATATCTTGAAGGTCATGCGTGACTGTGGCTTGCAGCCCCAGTATTTTTACCGTTATCCTCACGAATTCTCGGGCGGTCAAAGACAGCGGATCAGTATCGCGAGGGCGGTCGCACTCAATCCGAAATTCATCATCGCTGACGAACCTTTGAGTGCCCTTGATGTATCCATCCAGGCGCAGATCATCAATCTGATGAAGGATTTGCAGGAACAGTTTGGCTACACCTATTTATTTATCTCACATGACCTGTCGGTCGTCGAGTACCTGTCCGATACGGTTGGTGTCATGTATCTGGGTACCATCATGGAGATGGGCGACAAGAAGAAGATCTTTTCCAATCCCATGCACCCTTATTCGAAAGCGCTGCTGTCAGCGGTTCCAGTTTCCGATCCCGATGTGAAAATGAACCGGATCGTTTTGGAGGGGGATATCCCGAGCCCGGTCAATCCACCTTCCGGCTGCAAATTCCGGACCCGGTGCCCCAACGTCATGCCGATTTGCTCAGAGATTGCGCCGAAATTCAAGGAATACGAAGAAGGTCACTTCGTCGCTTGTCATCTTTACAGCCAGGATTGA
- a CDS encoding ABC transporter ATP-binding protein gives MDDSVYLTLREERRISRNNNRIIKKFERAKARKNVPEKDYLTVMKDPNNVVEFEDLHTFFFTDVGTVKAVNGVSFDVPQGKIVGVVGESGCGKSVTSLSLMQLVQAPTGQVVAGSIRYKASDGKVYEITQMPKDQMLRIRGKEIAMIFQEPMTSLNPVFKVGEQLDEVLLVHKEVKSDSEAKKRSIEMLKLVGIADCEKIYNNYPHELSGGMRQRVMIAMALACNPRLVIADEPTTALDVTIQAQILELLREIKDKYEGSIMFITHDLGVIAEMADYVVVMYAGRIVEQGTVREIFHHPKHPYTIGLMKSKPGGEEVGNRLYSIRGQVPNPINMPDHCYFCNRCDQAMPICHEHYPAMTFFNENHAAACFLYSDEILQEEKDVLESIR, from the coding sequence ATTGACGATTCAGTTTATTTGACGCTTCGGGAGGAGCGGCGCATCTCCCGGAACAACAATCGGATCATCAAGAAATTTGAGCGGGCCAAGGCGCGGAAAAATGTCCCTGAAAAGGATTATTTGACCGTCATGAAAGACCCCAATAATGTGGTTGAATTTGAGGATCTCCACACCTTCTTCTTCACCGATGTCGGCACCGTCAAGGCTGTTAATGGCGTCAGCTTTGATGTTCCCCAGGGGAAAATCGTGGGCGTGGTCGGTGAGTCGGGCTGCGGCAAATCCGTGACCAGCCTTTCCCTCATGCAGCTTGTACAGGCGCCGACCGGGCAGGTTGTTGCGGGCAGCATCCGTTACAAGGCCAGTGACGGCAAGGTCTATGAAATCACCCAAATGCCCAAGGATCAGATGCTCAGGATCCGGGGCAAGGAGATCGCCATGATCTTCCAGGAACCCATGACCAGTCTCAATCCCGTCTTCAAGGTGGGTGAGCAGCTTGACGAAGTGCTTCTGGTTCATAAAGAGGTCAAATCGGATTCTGAGGCAAAGAAGCGCTCGATTGAGATGTTGAAGCTGGTTGGCATTGCTGACTGCGAGAAAATCTACAACAATTATCCGCATGAACTGTCAGGGGGTATGCGCCAGCGGGTCATGATCGCCATGGCCCTGGCCTGCAACCCCAGGCTGGTGATTGCCGATGAGCCGACAACGGCTCTCGATGTGACCATCCAGGCCCAGATACTGGAACTTCTCCGGGAAATCAAGGACAAGTATGAAGGAAGCATCATGTTCATTACGCACGACCTGGGCGTAATCGCCGAAATGGCTGACTATGTCGTCGTCATGTATGCGGGCCGCATCGTCGAGCAGGGGACGGTCCGGGAGATCTTCCATCACCCCAAACACCCCTATACGATCGGCCTGATGAAATCCAAGCCCGGCGGCGAAGAGGTCGGCAACAGGCTCTACAGCATCCGGGGGCAGGTTCCCAACCCCATCAACATGCCTGACCACTGTTATTTCTGCAACCGATGCGATCAGGCCATGCCGATCTGTCATGAGCATTACCCGGCGATGACCTTTTTCAATGAAAACCACGCGGCGGCCTGCTTCCTTTACAGCGACGAGATTCTGCAGGAGGAAAAAGACGTACTGGAGAGCATAAGGTAG
- a CDS encoding ABC transporter permease, with translation MDTNNERKNAYQYVDMEDTAATGFEENFRVISPGRMVAKRFFKSKLSIAGLAMVLFVFVFSFVGPWIIDLTWKYKETQVFKIERNSDMVSSADFKGPDGKPYQYYDKSRTVVLFKAPLSKDHWLGTDTSGFDILTRLMYGGRISLVISFIVIIMETILGIILGGLAGYFGKWVDQVVMRIVDIFACLPGLPILLILSATISSIESIPAEHRIYYLMAFLTLMGWTGVARLVRGQILMLREQEYMMAAETTGISAFKKIFKHLVPNAMPQLIVSATLGLGGVILYESTLSYLGLGVPFPRAAWGSMIALADPSKGQEILANYPNMWVPAGILIVIAVLGFSFMGDGLRDAFDPRMKR, from the coding sequence ATGGATACCAATAACGAACGGAAAAACGCATATCAATATGTCGATATGGAAGATACTGCCGCGACAGGTTTTGAAGAGAACTTCCGTGTCATCTCCCCAGGCCGCATGGTGGCCAAGCGGTTCTTCAAAAGCAAGTTGTCCATTGCCGGGCTTGCCATGGTCCTCTTTGTCTTTGTCTTCTCCTTTGTAGGGCCCTGGATCATCGATTTGACCTGGAAATACAAGGAAACGCAGGTTTTCAAAATTGAAAGAAACTCGGATATGGTCTCGTCAGCCGACTTCAAGGGCCCGGACGGCAAACCCTATCAGTATTACGATAAGTCAAGAACTGTGGTGCTGTTCAAGGCGCCGCTTTCGAAAGATCACTGGCTGGGAACCGATACGTCCGGCTTTGACATCCTGACCCGGCTCATGTATGGGGGCCGGATCTCGCTGGTGATTTCTTTCATTGTTATTATCATGGAAACGATTCTGGGGATTATCCTCGGCGGGCTTGCCGGCTACTTCGGCAAGTGGGTTGACCAGGTGGTTATGCGGATTGTCGATATTTTTGCCTGTCTGCCCGGCCTGCCTATCCTGCTCATTTTATCGGCGACCATCAGTTCAATTGAATCCATTCCAGCTGAGCACCGGATCTACTACCTGATGGCCTTCCTTACCCTGATGGGCTGGACCGGGGTTGCCCGGCTTGTCAGAGGGCAGATTCTCATGCTCAGGGAACAGGAATACATGATGGCTGCGGAGACGACCGGCATCAGCGCCTTTAAGAAGATCTTCAAGCATCTGGTACCCAATGCCATGCCCCAGCTGATTGTCAGTGCAACCCTGGGACTGGGCGGAGTCATCCTTTACGAATCGACCCTATCCTACCTGGGGCTGGGTGTTCCCTTCCCCCGCGCAGCCTGGGGATCCATGATCGCTCTGGCTGACCCTTCCAAAGGCCAGGAAATCCTCGCCAACTATCCCAACATGTGGGTGCCGGCAGGAATTCTTATTGTCATTGCGGTCCTGGGTTTCAGCTTCATGGGCGACGGTCTGCGCGATGCTTTCGATCCCAGAATGAAAAGGTAG